Proteins encoded in a region of the Dethiobacter alkaliphilus AHT 1 genome:
- a CDS encoding biotin--[acetyl-CoA-carboxylase] ligase yields MKETLLAILKEHSGAYVSGEELSNRMQVSRTAVWKHIGGLREEGYEIESAPRLGYRLVAVPDLLLPLEIQDGLKTAVMGKKVYHYREVDSTNRAARELARAGEAEGTVVLAEAQSAGRGRLGRAWNSPCGGIWLSLILRPKLPPYKAQLLTLMAAVAATEATAAVSAVTPGIKWPNDLMINGKKLAGILTEVSAEMEQLNYIVLGLGINANIPADWFAGELEQIATSIMAQSGEAVSRVAWVQAFLRNMEQEYMQAEQIGFEDVLKRWRRYSVTLGKGVDVQLADHRESGTAVDIDEQGALLVRTESGVKTFWAGDVSLRPDDGK; encoded by the coding sequence ATGAAAGAGACGTTATTGGCGATTTTAAAAGAACACTCCGGTGCGTATGTGTCCGGTGAGGAGTTAAGTAACAGGATGCAAGTCAGCCGGACTGCGGTGTGGAAGCATATTGGCGGTCTGCGCGAGGAAGGCTACGAAATAGAGTCTGCTCCACGGCTGGGTTACCGCCTGGTGGCGGTGCCCGATTTGCTATTGCCGCTGGAGATACAGGATGGCCTGAAAACTGCAGTGATGGGCAAGAAAGTCTATCATTACCGTGAAGTTGATTCCACCAACCGGGCGGCCCGGGAGTTGGCCAGGGCGGGAGAAGCGGAAGGCACCGTGGTGTTGGCGGAGGCGCAGTCTGCCGGACGCGGCAGGCTGGGACGGGCCTGGAATTCGCCCTGCGGCGGGATTTGGCTGTCTCTGATTCTTCGCCCCAAACTTCCGCCGTATAAAGCGCAACTGTTAACGTTGATGGCTGCAGTAGCCGCCACCGAGGCCACAGCAGCAGTTTCAGCGGTCACGCCGGGGATTAAATGGCCAAACGACTTAATGATAAACGGTAAGAAGCTTGCCGGGATTCTTACGGAAGTATCTGCGGAAATGGAGCAGTTGAACTATATCGTGCTGGGTTTGGGGATCAATGCCAATATACCGGCAGATTGGTTTGCCGGTGAACTGGAGCAGATTGCCACATCTATAATGGCCCAATCAGGTGAAGCCGTTAGCAGGGTCGCCTGGGTTCAGGCATTTTTGCGCAATATGGAGCAGGAATATATGCAGGCGGAACAAATTGGTTTTGAAGATGTACTAAAGCGCTGGCGCCGCTATTCGGTCACCTTGGGTAAAGGGGTGGATGTGCAGTTGGCGGATCACCGGGAGTCCGGTACAGCGGTGGATATCGACGAGCAGGGAGCCCTTCTGGTCCGGACGGAATCGGGAGTGAAAACTTTTTGGGCCGGTGATGTTTCCCTGCGGCCTGATGACGGCAAATAG
- a CDS encoding type III pantothenate kinase, whose protein sequence is MLLAVDVGNTNIVLGVYQGRDLKVSWRVSTNRLQTGDEYGVILKNLFVQAGVDDRDLTGMIVSSVVPPLMFSLQEMANRYFGLEPLVVGPGMKTGLNISVENPREVGADRIVNAVAAIELYGAPLIIVDFGTATTFDAISEQGHYLGGAIAPGISISTEALFQRAAKLPRVELAVPKRVIGRDTITSMQSGIIYGFVGQVDGIVRKMIPEFPTRPKVIATGGLAELIARESEALEIINPLLTLEGLRIIHERNRQ, encoded by the coding sequence ATGCTTCTGGCAGTGGATGTAGGCAATACTAACATAGTACTGGGAGTATATCAGGGCAGGGATTTGAAAGTATCCTGGCGGGTCTCAACAAACCGGTTGCAGACCGGGGACGAATACGGGGTAATTTTAAAAAATCTCTTTGTGCAGGCGGGAGTGGATGACCGGGATCTTACCGGAATGATTGTTTCTTCCGTGGTGCCTCCACTGATGTTTTCTCTGCAGGAAATGGCTAATCGTTATTTTGGCCTTGAACCGCTGGTTGTGGGGCCCGGAATGAAAACAGGCCTTAACATCTCGGTGGAAAACCCCAGGGAAGTAGGCGCGGATCGCATTGTAAACGCTGTGGCAGCCATTGAGCTGTACGGTGCGCCGCTAATCATCGTAGATTTTGGTACAGCCACCACCTTTGACGCCATCTCTGAGCAAGGCCATTACCTGGGTGGAGCCATTGCGCCGGGAATCAGCATCTCCACTGAAGCACTCTTTCAACGTGCGGCAAAACTGCCTCGGGTAGAATTGGCTGTGCCCAAGCGGGTTATCGGCCGCGATACCATAACCAGTATGCAGTCCGGTATTATTTACGGCTTTGTAGGACAGGTGGACGGAATAGTACGCAAAATGATTCCGGAATTTCCCACCCGGCCCAAGGTTATTGCCACCGGCGGCCTGGCGGAACTCATCGCCCGGGAATCTGAAGCATTGGAAATTATTAACCCGCTGCTTACCCTGGAGGGGCTGCGTATTATCCATGAACGCAACCGGCAGTAA
- a CDS encoding D-alanyl-D-alanine carboxypeptidase family protein — translation MAAKFRVIITVVVLLFYTGTAMAEPVVQSTAAILINSRTGEVLWEKNSHQQMFPASITKILTTILLLENAAEDEVAVASELAEKTRGSSLYLRRGQELTVEDLLYALMLRSANDGSVVAAELVSGSVDSFAQLMNQKARQAGAINSTFTNPHGLPDENHLTTAYDMAMITRYAMQNQRFRDLAATQRHTIVWPEGEDSYLINRIPLLSTYEGMLGIKTGYTTPAGRTFVGAAQRDGLELITVVLQASGNELWDDTVALLDYGFDNFTMVQPVVQGDIMHTTEVRFGDAVSLQAADSFELTRPVNNKEVDMEIKVAEVQAPVNKGDHIGEVVIVADGQEVGTISLLAADSVQRALLTTPRFWLLSSSLAVVMLLVRKAIRRRRTKKSGLKEGYRRYKKEKLDYRLF, via the coding sequence TTGGCAGCTAAGTTCCGGGTAATTATAACTGTGGTTGTATTACTGTTTTATACCGGTACAGCCATGGCGGAACCGGTGGTGCAATCCACCGCCGCCATTTTGATAAATAGCAGAACCGGAGAAGTGCTCTGGGAAAAGAATTCTCATCAGCAAATGTTTCCGGCCAGCATCACTAAAATCCTTACCACCATTTTGCTTTTGGAAAACGCTGCAGAAGATGAGGTGGCGGTGGCCAGTGAATTGGCGGAAAAAACCCGTGGATCTTCTCTGTATCTGCGCCGGGGTCAGGAACTTACCGTGGAGGATTTGTTGTATGCTCTGATGCTGCGGTCGGCCAACGATGGTTCTGTGGTGGCGGCGGAACTGGTGTCCGGCAGTGTGGATAGTTTCGCCCAATTGATGAACCAGAAGGCCAGGCAGGCCGGAGCTATAAACAGTACTTTTACCAACCCCCACGGTCTTCCCGATGAGAACCACCTGACAACCGCCTATGATATGGCCATGATCACCCGCTATGCAATGCAAAATCAGCGTTTTCGTGATTTGGCGGCGACGCAGCGTCACACCATCGTCTGGCCGGAAGGCGAGGATTCGTACCTGATTAACCGCATCCCCCTGCTTTCAACCTATGAGGGCATGCTGGGTATTAAGACCGGCTACACCACGCCGGCGGGGCGCACCTTTGTGGGTGCTGCACAACGGGATGGCCTGGAGCTGATAACAGTGGTTCTGCAGGCCAGCGGCAATGAACTGTGGGATGACACGGTGGCCCTTTTGGATTATGGTTTTGACAATTTCACCATGGTACAGCCTGTTGTGCAGGGTGATATAATGCATACCACGGAAGTTCGTTTTGGTGATGCGGTAAGCTTACAGGCAGCCGATAGTTTTGAGTTAACCCGGCCCGTTAATAACAAAGAGGTTGATATGGAGATAAAAGTCGCTGAGGTACAGGCACCGGTGAACAAAGGTGACCACATCGGTGAGGTGGTAATTGTTGCCGATGGGCAAGAGGTGGGCACAATTTCGCTTTTGGCTGCTGATTCTGTGCAGAGAGCCCTTTTGACCACGCCCCGCTTTTGGCTGTTGTCCAGTTCACTGGCCGTTGTCATGCTTTTGGTGCGTAAAGCAATCAGGCGGCGTAGAACCAAAAAAAGCGGTTTAAAAGAAGGTTATCGGAGATATAAAAAAGAAAAGTTAGATTATAGGTTATTTTAG
- a CDS encoding flavodoxin family protein → MKILAINGSHRKGKNTAEMLNTVLAEAEAQGVETELVELMDYEIKECISCNKCLFKPECSIKDDDMDKLYEKMREADGIVFGSPVYFSNVTGRMKDFIDRSRPLHMVANELDGKVGGAVVHADLRNGGQELALAILNAYMQGQGMLVSSDRGADEGIVNTGAMGTKFASCEEGKMRFVKRVTQDEVALTSCQRLGRNMAKLVQRLGAE, encoded by the coding sequence ATGAAGATCTTGGCGATTAATGGCAGTCACCGCAAGGGTAAGAATACTGCGGAGATGCTAAATACTGTATTGGCGGAAGCAGAGGCTCAAGGCGTGGAAACGGAATTGGTTGAACTGATGGACTATGAGATCAAAGAGTGCATATCCTGTAATAAGTGCCTGTTTAAGCCGGAGTGTAGCATCAAGGATGATGACATGGATAAGCTGTACGAAAAAATGCGTGAAGCCGACGGAATTGTTTTTGGTTCGCCCGTCTATTTTTCCAATGTAACGGGGCGGATGAAGGATTTTATAGATCGCAGCCGCCCGCTGCATATGGTGGCCAATGAGCTGGATGGCAAGGTTGGCGGCGCGGTGGTGCATGCCGACTTACGTAACGGCGGTCAGGAGCTGGCACTGGCAATCCTCAATGCTTATATGCAGGGACAGGGAATGCTGGTGTCCTCCGATAGAGGCGCAGATGAAGGGATTGTGAACACAGGAGCCATGGGAACTAAGTTTGCCTCCTGTGAAGAGGGTAAGATGCGTTTTGTCAAAAGAGTAACCCAGGATGAAGTGGCGCTGACGTCCTGTCAGCGGCTAGGCCGCAATATGGCCAAGCTTGTCCAGCGACTGGGCGCAGAATAG
- a CDS encoding MnhB domain-containing protein: MQNTLLYVVSRYVVPVMQIYGLYIIFHGHEAPGGGFAGGMVLGIGLVLYSLVFGLSEGQKRVPFDLAMVGGIILIVTIFAEILIGHVFEIGIGLIVALVALSIFSTLVEEV; the protein is encoded by the coding sequence TTGCAAAATACACTTCTTTACGTGGTTTCCCGTTATGTGGTGCCGGTGATGCAGATTTATGGCCTGTATATCATCTTTCACGGCCATGAAGCTCCGGGCGGAGGTTTTGCCGGCGGAATGGTACTGGGGATTGGGTTGGTTTTGTATTCACTGGTCTTTGGCCTGAGTGAAGGCCAAAAACGGGTTCCCTTCGATTTGGCCATGGTGGGGGGGATTATCCTGATAGTTACCATTTTTGCTGAAATTCTCATCGGCCATGTATTTGAGATTGGCATTGGACTTATAGTGGCTTTGGTTGCTCTGTCAATTTTTTCAACACTGGTGGAGGAGGTGTGA
- a CDS encoding sodium:proton antiporter: MDVISRIVQNYPYFVSVVLFCIGIYTVLSRSNLMKKIIGINIMGNAIFLFLIAAANIRGGVAPIHDGQLPEGVHYVNPLPAALVLTGIVVALSVTAFALSIVVKLYQYYGTIEADEILEIRSCD; the protein is encoded by the coding sequence TTGGATGTAATATCCCGGATTGTTCAGAATTATCCTTATTTTGTCTCTGTGGTGCTGTTTTGTATCGGCATCTACACTGTACTGTCCCGTTCTAATCTGATGAAAAAAATAATCGGGATTAACATTATGGGCAACGCCATCTTCCTGTTTTTGATTGCAGCAGCCAATATCCGTGGTGGCGTGGCACCAATCCATGATGGTCAACTTCCGGAGGGGGTGCATTACGTTAATCCTCTACCGGCGGCGCTGGTTCTTACCGGCATTGTTGTGGCTCTCAGCGTAACAGCCTTTGCCTTAAGCATAGTGGTAAAGCTGTATCAGTATTATGGAACCATTGAAGCAGACGAAATCCTTGAGATAAGGAGCTGCGACTAA
- a CDS encoding complex I subunit 5 family protein, with protein MFELLDTHPPVLVLLVLMAAFLMPAFAHFGRKACGPAAVLTMVAAFIYSLHFALITRDGQTIAYSVMGWDAPWGIEVIIEPFSAFMLLVISAVCLVIMIYSMSSLGREIPASGIGWYYTTFLLLVGSMMGMVMTNDLFNMYVFIEVTGIAACALVLAKGGRLATEASFKYLLLATVGSGFVLTGIALIYVITGNLNISFVAAEFALVYPQYPYLIWTVLSFFLVGFGIKSALFPLHVWLPDAHSSAPTTSSAVLSGLVVKAYIVALAKFYFQIFGFDLLDQIFIRHMILIMATGAILGGSMFAFVQLDLKRRLAYSSVAQIGYIFLGLGLSSPIGLAAGILHIFNHAVMKACLFLAAGAIYRQTGEKRVNRLQGLAFQMPITMFAFSIAALSMVGLPLFSGFISKWYLALGSIEAGMPMFVGLIILSGLLNASYFLPIVWQAFFVVDEQEPKTFTMDKIPVSMSVSLVVLAMAVIYFGINPEFPLALATKAVGVLLH; from the coding sequence ATGTTTGAACTTTTGGATACACATCCGCCGGTGTTGGTATTGTTAGTGCTGATGGCCGCTTTTCTGATGCCTGCATTTGCTCATTTCGGACGCAAAGCCTGCGGCCCGGCCGCCGTTTTAACCATGGTTGCCGCTTTTATTTACAGTTTGCATTTTGCCCTTATTACCCGTGACGGTCAAACTATCGCCTATTCGGTAATGGGCTGGGATGCTCCCTGGGGCATTGAAGTAATTATCGAACCTTTTTCCGCATTTATGCTGCTTGTTATTAGCGCTGTTTGTCTGGTAATCATGATTTACAGTATGAGTTCCCTGGGGCGGGAAATCCCGGCAAGCGGCATCGGCTGGTATTATACCACTTTCTTATTGTTGGTTGGTTCCATGATGGGAATGGTGATGACCAATGATTTGTTTAATATGTATGTGTTCATTGAAGTAACCGGGATTGCCGCCTGTGCACTGGTGCTGGCCAAAGGAGGGCGCCTGGCCACCGAAGCATCATTTAAATATCTGCTGCTGGCCACTGTGGGCTCCGGTTTTGTATTGACTGGAATCGCCCTGATTTATGTGATAACCGGTAATCTGAATATCAGCTTTGTTGCCGCAGAGTTTGCTCTGGTGTATCCGCAGTATCCGTATTTGATTTGGACAGTGCTTAGCTTCTTCCTGGTGGGCTTTGGTATAAAGTCGGCACTCTTTCCTCTTCACGTCTGGTTACCCGATGCTCACTCCTCAGCCCCCACCACTTCCAGCGCCGTCCTGTCCGGCCTGGTGGTAAAAGCATACATTGTTGCATTGGCAAAATTTTATTTCCAGATTTTTGGTTTTGATTTGTTGGATCAGATTTTTATCCGCCATATGATTTTAATTATGGCCACCGGGGCCATATTAGGCGGCTCCATGTTTGCCTTCGTGCAGTTGGATCTAAAAAGGCGCCTGGCATATTCCAGTGTGGCTCAGATAGGCTACATTTTCCTGGGGCTTGGATTGTCCAGTCCCATTGGCCTGGCGGCGGGCATCTTACACATCTTTAATCACGCCGTTATGAAGGCATGTCTCTTTTTGGCAGCAGGTGCCATTTACCGCCAAACCGGTGAGAAACGGGTGAACCGTTTGCAGGGCCTGGCCTTTCAGATGCCCATCACCATGTTTGCCTTTAGTATTGCCGCCCTTTCCATGGTGGGGCTGCCCCTCTTTAGCGGATTTATATCCAAGTGGTACCTGGCCCTGGGCAGTATTGAGGCGGGAATGCCCATGTTTGTAGGACTGATCATCTTAAGTGGATTACTAAACGCCAGTTATTTTCTGCCCATTGTCTGGCAGGCGTTTTTCGTGGTGGATGAGCAGGAACCCAAAACGTTTACCATGGATAAAATTCCTGTTTCCATGTCCGTTTCCTTGGTTGTGCTGGCCATGGCGGTTATCTATTTTGGTATCAATCCCGAGTTCCCGCTGGCCTTGGCAACAAAAGCTGTGGGGGTCTTACTGCATTAG
- a CDS encoding Na+/H+ antiporter subunit E: protein MYYIRAIIDKKGFLMIVCILLGFWFLMTPSLDAYNVIVGIGCALGVTYFWNTDLFKPGEPMGFKPLQLFKLFYYLVLLVFNIVVANIQVARIVLSRDMPISPGFIVVKTKLTRELTRTLYSNSITLTPGTVTINLKDDRLLVHALTKEAADNVSDWYMQDKLREVEVINE from the coding sequence ATGTACTATATTCGGGCAATTATTGACAAAAAGGGGTTTCTGATGATTGTTTGCATTTTGCTGGGGTTCTGGTTTTTAATGACCCCTTCGCTGGATGCGTACAACGTGATTGTGGGTATCGGTTGTGCATTGGGAGTTACGTATTTCTGGAACACCGACTTGTTTAAGCCCGGGGAGCCCATGGGTTTTAAGCCGCTGCAGCTGTTCAAACTGTTTTATTATTTAGTATTGCTTGTCTTTAACATTGTTGTAGCCAATATCCAGGTGGCGCGTATTGTGCTAAGTAGGGATATGCCAATTTCACCCGGTTTTATTGTGGTGAAAACAAAACTTACCCGAGAACTTACCCGGACCCTGTATTCCAACTCCATTACCCTTACACCCGGGACCGTCACCATTAACCTGAAAGATGACCGGCTGCTTGTTCACGCCCTGACAAAAGAAGCGGCGGATAATGTCTCCGATTGGTATATGCAGGATAAACTGCGGGAAGTTGAGGTGATCAACGAATGA
- a CDS encoding monovalent cation/H+ antiporter complex subunit F, which translates to MIQLSLEGVFLGLVVLSFLALYRIIWGPHASDRILGTNVVLTNVIMAIIILAHIFENYTYLDVAYVYVLSAFVGTICVMKSLGKGKLS; encoded by the coding sequence ATGATTCAACTCAGCCTGGAAGGGGTTTTCCTGGGGCTTGTAGTTTTGTCGTTTCTGGCCCTGTACCGCATCATCTGGGGTCCACATGCCTCAGACCGCATTTTGGGCACCAACGTGGTGTTAACCAATGTAATTATGGCCATTATCATTCTGGCACATATCTTTGAGAACTACACCTACCTGGATGTGGCGTATGTTTATGTGCTCAGTGCTTTTGTAGGCACAATCTGTGTCATGAAAAGTCTGGGGAAGGGGAAATTGTCATGA